A DNA window from Oncorhynchus tshawytscha isolate Ot180627B linkage group LG13, Otsh_v2.0, whole genome shotgun sequence contains the following coding sequences:
- the LOC121839054 gene encoding GATA zinc finger domain-containing protein 15-like: MLEYPWSSDHNCSSYDNCSSYDNCSSYDNCSSYDNNCSSYYNNCSSYYNNWSFNDNQCSSSYNCKSYDHYTSNHNYSTFYDSHCSSDPHNCRTYNDNCSSYDHYTTYFDNRCSIC, encoded by the coding sequence ATGCTGGAATATCCATGGAGTTCTgaccacaactgcagctcctacgacaactgcagctcctacgacaactgcagctcctacgacaactgcagctcctacgacaacaactgtagctcctactacaacaactgtagctcctactacaacaactggaGCTTCAACGACAACCAATGCAGCTCTTCCTACAACTGTAAGTCCTACGACCACTACACCAGCAACCACAACTACAGCACCTTCTACGACAGCCACTGCAGCTCCGACCCCCACAACTGCAGAACCTACaacgacaactgtagctcctacgaccactacaccACCTACTTCGACAACCGCTGCAGCATCTGCTAA
- the LOC121838941 gene encoding mucin-5AC-like, whose product MTTTTVAPTTTTTAAPTTTTVAPMTPTTAAPTTTTVAPTTTTTPPTSTTAAASAKITTTDTPTTTSVAPVTTTTAAPTSTTTTEAPTITTTAAPTTTTTTEAATTTTTSAPTTATTPTTTATTPTTTTTTPTTTTTTPTTTTTTVPPTTTTTVPPTTTTTVPPTTTTTVPPTTTTTVPPTTTTTASPTTTTVAPMTPTTAAPTTTTVAPTTTTAAPTTTTTTETATTTTTSAPTTTTTTPTMTTTTPTVTTTTVAPTKTTTAAPTTTTVAPTTTTTAAPTTTTTTEAATTTTTSAPTTTTTTPTLPTTTTTTPTTTTTTAAPTTTTVAPTTTTTAAPTTTTTTPTMTTTKPTTTTTTPTTATTTPTTTTTTPTTTTTTPTTTTTTVPPTTTTTAAPTTTTVAPTTTTAAPTTTTVAPTTTTTPPTSTTAAASAEITTTDTPTTTSVAPVTTTTAAPTSTTTTEAPTITTTAAPTTTTTTEAATTTTTSAPTTATTPTTTATTPTTTTTTPTTTTTTVPPSYDNHNCSSIYNICSSYGHYNCSTYFNNHCISYYNNHCSSYNHYNSSTYDNNYKCSSYDNHNRSPYNNNCSFYDNKYIPNHYNVSSYCENNFSSYYNNCSSYNHNDCFTYYNDN is encoded by the exons ATGACAaccacaactgtagctcctacgacaaccacaactgcagctccaactacaacaactgtagctcctatgacccccacaactgcagcacctacaacgacaactgtagctcctacgaccaCAACTACACCACCTACTTCAACAACCGCTGCAGCATCTGCTAAAATAACTACAACTGATACTCCTACAACCACATCTGTAGCTCCTGTGACcactacaactgcagcacctacttcaacaactacaactgaagctcctacgataaccacaactgcagcacctactacgacaactacaACCGAAGCTGCTACGACAACCACGACTTCAGCACCTACGACAGCTACAACACCTACTACGACAGCTacaacacctactacgacaaccacaacacctactacgacaaccacaacacctactacgacaaccacaactgtacctcctacgacaaccacaactgtacctcctacgacaaccacaactgtacctcctacgacaaccacaactgtacctcctacaacaaccacaactgtacctcctacgacaaccacaactgcatctccaactacaacaactgtagctcctatgacgcccacaactgcagcacctacaacgacaactgtagctcctacgaccacaactgcagcacctactacgacaactacaACCGAAACTGCTACAACAACCACGACTTCAgcacctactacaacaactacaacacctactatgacaaccacaacacctactgtgacaaccacaactgtagctcctacgaaaaccacaactgcagctccaactacaacaactgtagctcctacgaccaccacaactgcagcacctactacgacaaccacaaccgAAGCTGCTACGACAACCACGACTTCAGCGCCTACTACGACAACTACAACACCTACAttacctactacgacaaccacaacacctactacgacaaccacaactgcagctccaactacaacaactgtagctcctacgaccaccacaactgcagcacctactacgacaaccacaacacctactatGACAACCACaaaacctactacgacaaccacaacacctactacggcaaccacaacacctactacgacaaccacaacacctactacgacaaccacaacacctactacgacaaccacaactgtacctcctacgacaaccacaactgcagctccaactacaacaactgtagctcctacgaccacaactgcagcacctactacgacaactgtagctcctacgaccaCAACTACACCACCTACTTCAACAACCGCTGCAGCATCTGCTGAAATAACTACAACTGATACTCCTACAACCACATCTGTAGCTCCTGTGACcactacaactgcagcacctacttcaacaactacaactgaagctcctacgataaccacaactgcagcacctactacgacaactacaACCGAAGCTGCTACGACAACCACGACTTCAGCACCTACGACAGCTACAACACCTACTACGACAGCTacaacacctactacgacaaccacaacacctactacgacaaccacaactgtacctcc ctcctacgacaaccacaactgtagcTCCATCTACAACATCTGTAGCTCCTATGGCcactacaactgcagcacctacttcAACAACCACTGCatctcctactacaacaaccactgcagctcatACAACCACTACAACAGCAGCACCTACGACAACAACTACAAatgcagctcctacgacaaccacaacagaaGCCCctacaacaacaactgtagcttcTACGACAACAAATATATCCCCAACCACTACAACGTCAGCAGCTACTGCGAAAATAACttcagctcctactacaacaactgtagctcttaCAACCACAACGACTGCTTCACATACTACAACGATAACTAA